A portion of the Colius striatus isolate bColStr4 chromosome 1, bColStr4.1.hap1, whole genome shotgun sequence genome contains these proteins:
- the CUL5 gene encoding cullin-5 isoform X3, translated as MATSNLLKNKGSLQFEDKWDFMRPIVLKLLRQESVTKQQWFDLFSDVHAVCLWDDKGPAKIHQALKEDILDFIKQAQARVLSHQDDTALLKAYIVEWRKFFTQCDILPKPFCQLEITLMGKQGSNKKSNVEDSIVRKLMLDTWNESIFSNIKNRLQDSAMKLVHAERLGEAFDSQLVIGVRESYVNLCSNPEDKLQIYRDNFEKAYLDSTERFYRTQAPSYLQQNGVQNYMKYADAKLKEEEKRALRYLETRRECNSVEALMECCVNALVTSFKETILAECQGMIKRNETEKLHLMFSLMDKVPNGIEPMLKDLEEHIVSAGLADMVAAAETITTDSEKYVEQLLTLFNRFSKLVKEAFQDDPRFLTARDKAYKAVVNDATIFKLELPLKQKGVGLKTQPESKCPELLANYCDMLLRKTPLSKKLTSEEIEAKLKEVLLVLKYVQNKDVFMRYHKAHLTRRLILDISADSEIEENMVEWLREVGMPADYVNKLARMFQDIKVSEDLNQAFKEMHKNNKLALPADSVNIKILNAGAWSRSSEKVFVSLPTELEDLIPEVEEFYKKNHSGRKLHWHHLMSNGIITFKNEVGQYDLEVTTFQLAVLFAWNQRPREKISFENLKLATELPDAELRRTLWKKC; from the exons aATAAAGGTTCACTTCAGTTTGAAGACAAATGGGACTTCATGCGCCCTATTGTTCTGAAACTTCTTCGTCAGGAGTCTGTCACAAAACAGCAATGGTTCGATCTGTTTTC AGACGTACATGCAGTTTGCTTGTGGGATGATAAAGGTCCAGCAAAAATCCATCAGGCTCTGAAGGAAGACATCCTTGATTTTATAAAACAGGCACAAGCA agAGTGCTGAGTCATCAAGATGATACAGCTTTACTAAAAGCGTATATAGTGGAGTGGCGCAAGTTCTTCACACAATGTGATATTTTGCCCAAGCCATTTTGTCAACTAGAGATTACTTTAATGGGCAAGCAGGGCAGCAACAAGAAGTCTAATGTAGAAGACAGTATCGTTCGTAAG CTCATGCTAGATACGTGGAATGAATccatattttcaaatataaaaaatagACTTCAGGACAGTGCAATGAAGCTAGTTCATGCTGAAAGACTAGGAGAAGCTTTCGACTCTCAGCTTGTTATTGGAGTTCGAGAATCATACG TTAACCTTTGTTCTAATCCTGAAGATAAACTTCAAATATATCGGGATAACTTTGAAAAAGCATATTTGGACTCAACGGAGAGATTTTATAGAACACAGGCTCCTTCTTACTTACAACAAAATGGTGTACAGAATTATATGAAATAT GCAGATGCTAAActaaaagaagaagagaaaagagcaCTACGATATTTAGAAACGAGGCGAGAATGTAACTCTGTAGAGGCA CTAATGGAATGCTGCGTCAATGCCCTGGTGACATCTTTTAAAGAGACTATTTTAGCTGAATGCCAAGGCATGATCAAACgaaatgaaacagaaa AGTTGCATTTAATGTTTTCCCTGATGGATAAAGTTCCGAATGGCATAGAGCCTATGCTAAAAGACTTGGAAGAACATATTGTTAGTGCTGGACTTGCAGATATGGTAGCAGCTGCTGAAACTATTACTACT GATTCTGAGAAATACGTCGAGCAATTACTCACCTTATTTAATCGATTTAGTAAGTTGGTTAAAGAAGCTTTCCAAGATGATCCGAGATTTCTTACTGCAAGAGATAAG gCATACAAAGCAGTTGTGAATGATGCTACAATATTTAAACTTGAATTGCCATTGAAGCAAAAGGG TGTTGGATTGAAAACACAGCCTGAATCCAAATGCCCAGAGCTTCTTGCTAATTACTGTGACATGTTGCTAAGAAAAACACCACTAAGCAAAAAACTAACCTCTGAAGAAATTGAAGCAAAGCTTAAAGAAGTG CTTTTGGTACTTAAATATGTACAAAATAAAGATGTTTTCATGAGATATCACAAAGCTCACTTAACAAGACGCCTGATATTAGATATATCAGCTGACAGTGAAATTGAGGAGAATATGGTGGAATGGCTCAGA gaaGTAGGAATGCCAGCAGACTATGTAAACAAGCTGGCTAGAATGTTCCAGGATATCAAAGTGTCTGAAGACTTGAACCAGGCCTTCAAAGAAATGcacaaaaataataaacttGCTTTACCAG CTGACTCTGTgaatattaaaattttaaatgctgGTGCCTGGTCCCGAAGTTCTGAAAAAGTGTTTGTGTCGCTGCCCACGGAATTAGAAGATCTCATCCCAGAAGTTGAAGAGTTCTATAAAAAGAATCACAGTGGTAGAAAACTGCACTGGCACCACCTCATGTCCAATGGAATT ATAACATTTAAGAATGAAGTTGGCCAGTATGACTTGGAGGTAACAACATTTCAGCTAGCTGTGCTGTTTGCGTGGAACCAAAGACCCAGAGAGAAGATCAGCTTTGAAAATCTTAAACTGGCAACTGAACTCCCTGATGCAGAACTTAGGAGGACTTTATGG aaaaaatgctAA
- the CUL5 gene encoding cullin-5 isoform X1: protein MATSNLLKNKGSLQFEDKWDFMRPIVLKLLRQESVTKQQWFDLFSDVHAVCLWDDKGPAKIHQALKEDILDFIKQAQARVLSHQDDTALLKAYIVEWRKFFTQCDILPKPFCQLEITLMGKQGSNKKSNVEDSIVRKLMLDTWNESIFSNIKNRLQDSAMKLVHAERLGEAFDSQLVIGVRESYVNLCSNPEDKLQIYRDNFEKAYLDSTERFYRTQAPSYLQQNGVQNYMKYADAKLKEEEKRALRYLETRRECNSVEALMECCVNALVTSFKETILAECQGMIKRNETEKLHLMFSLMDKVPNGIEPMLKDLEEHIVSAGLADMVAAAETITTDSEKYVEQLLTLFNRFSKLVKEAFQDDPRFLTARDKAYKAVVNDATIFKLELPLKQKGVGLKTQPESKCPELLANYCDMLLRKTPLSKKLTSEEIEAKLKEVLLVLKYVQNKDVFMRYHKAHLTRRLILDISADSEIEENMVEWLREVGMPADYVNKLARMFQDIKVSEDLNQAFKEMHKNNKLALPADSVNIKILNAGAWSRSSEKVFVSLPTELEDLIPEVEEFYKKNHSGRKLHWHHLMSNGIITFKNEVGQYDLEVTTFQLAVLFAWNQRPREKISFENLKLATELPDAELRRTLWSLVAFPKLKRQVLLYEPQVNSPKDFTEGTLFSVNQEFSLIKNAKVQKRGKINLIGRLQLTTERMREEENEGIVQLRILRTQEAIIQIMKMRKKITNAQLQTELVEILKNMFLPQKKMIKEQIEWLIEHKYIRRDESDINTFIYMA, encoded by the exons aATAAAGGTTCACTTCAGTTTGAAGACAAATGGGACTTCATGCGCCCTATTGTTCTGAAACTTCTTCGTCAGGAGTCTGTCACAAAACAGCAATGGTTCGATCTGTTTTC AGACGTACATGCAGTTTGCTTGTGGGATGATAAAGGTCCAGCAAAAATCCATCAGGCTCTGAAGGAAGACATCCTTGATTTTATAAAACAGGCACAAGCA agAGTGCTGAGTCATCAAGATGATACAGCTTTACTAAAAGCGTATATAGTGGAGTGGCGCAAGTTCTTCACACAATGTGATATTTTGCCCAAGCCATTTTGTCAACTAGAGATTACTTTAATGGGCAAGCAGGGCAGCAACAAGAAGTCTAATGTAGAAGACAGTATCGTTCGTAAG CTCATGCTAGATACGTGGAATGAATccatattttcaaatataaaaaatagACTTCAGGACAGTGCAATGAAGCTAGTTCATGCTGAAAGACTAGGAGAAGCTTTCGACTCTCAGCTTGTTATTGGAGTTCGAGAATCATACG TTAACCTTTGTTCTAATCCTGAAGATAAACTTCAAATATATCGGGATAACTTTGAAAAAGCATATTTGGACTCAACGGAGAGATTTTATAGAACACAGGCTCCTTCTTACTTACAACAAAATGGTGTACAGAATTATATGAAATAT GCAGATGCTAAActaaaagaagaagagaaaagagcaCTACGATATTTAGAAACGAGGCGAGAATGTAACTCTGTAGAGGCA CTAATGGAATGCTGCGTCAATGCCCTGGTGACATCTTTTAAAGAGACTATTTTAGCTGAATGCCAAGGCATGATCAAACgaaatgaaacagaaa AGTTGCATTTAATGTTTTCCCTGATGGATAAAGTTCCGAATGGCATAGAGCCTATGCTAAAAGACTTGGAAGAACATATTGTTAGTGCTGGACTTGCAGATATGGTAGCAGCTGCTGAAACTATTACTACT GATTCTGAGAAATACGTCGAGCAATTACTCACCTTATTTAATCGATTTAGTAAGTTGGTTAAAGAAGCTTTCCAAGATGATCCGAGATTTCTTACTGCAAGAGATAAG gCATACAAAGCAGTTGTGAATGATGCTACAATATTTAAACTTGAATTGCCATTGAAGCAAAAGGG TGTTGGATTGAAAACACAGCCTGAATCCAAATGCCCAGAGCTTCTTGCTAATTACTGTGACATGTTGCTAAGAAAAACACCACTAAGCAAAAAACTAACCTCTGAAGAAATTGAAGCAAAGCTTAAAGAAGTG CTTTTGGTACTTAAATATGTACAAAATAAAGATGTTTTCATGAGATATCACAAAGCTCACTTAACAAGACGCCTGATATTAGATATATCAGCTGACAGTGAAATTGAGGAGAATATGGTGGAATGGCTCAGA gaaGTAGGAATGCCAGCAGACTATGTAAACAAGCTGGCTAGAATGTTCCAGGATATCAAAGTGTCTGAAGACTTGAACCAGGCCTTCAAAGAAATGcacaaaaataataaacttGCTTTACCAG CTGACTCTGTgaatattaaaattttaaatgctgGTGCCTGGTCCCGAAGTTCTGAAAAAGTGTTTGTGTCGCTGCCCACGGAATTAGAAGATCTCATCCCAGAAGTTGAAGAGTTCTATAAAAAGAATCACAGTGGTAGAAAACTGCACTGGCACCACCTCATGTCCAATGGAATT ATAACATTTAAGAATGAAGTTGGCCAGTATGACTTGGAGGTAACAACATTTCAGCTAGCTGTGCTGTTTGCGTGGAACCAAAGACCCAGAGAGAAGATCAGCTTTGAAAATCTTAAACTGGCAACTGAACTCCCTGATGCAGAACTTAGGAGGACTTTATGG TCTCTTGTAGCATTTCCAAAGCTGAAACGTCAGGTTTTATTGTATGAACCTCAAGTCAATTCACCCAAAGACTTTACAGAAGGAACCCTCTTCTCGGTGAACCAGGAGTTCAGTTTAAT aaaaaatgctAAAGTTCAGAAAAGGGGCAAGATCAATTTGATTGGTCGGTTGCAACTTACTACAGAGAGAATGcgggaagaagaaaatgaaggaataGTCCAGCTAAGGATATTACGGACCCAG GAGGCTATCATCCAAATAATGAAAATGCGGAAGAAAATTACTAATGCTCAGCTGCAGACTGAACTGGtagaaatactgaaaaacatGTTCTTGCcacaaaagaaaatgataaaagAGCAAATTGAATGGCTTATAGAGCACAAATACATCAGAAGAGACGAGTCGGACATCAACACTTTCATATACATGGCATAG
- the CUL5 gene encoding cullin-5 isoform X2, which yields MRPIVLKLLRQESVTKQQWFDLFSDVHAVCLWDDKGPAKIHQALKEDILDFIKQAQARVLSHQDDTALLKAYIVEWRKFFTQCDILPKPFCQLEITLMGKQGSNKKSNVEDSIVRKLMLDTWNESIFSNIKNRLQDSAMKLVHAERLGEAFDSQLVIGVRESYVNLCSNPEDKLQIYRDNFEKAYLDSTERFYRTQAPSYLQQNGVQNYMKYADAKLKEEEKRALRYLETRRECNSVEALMECCVNALVTSFKETILAECQGMIKRNETEKLHLMFSLMDKVPNGIEPMLKDLEEHIVSAGLADMVAAAETITTDSEKYVEQLLTLFNRFSKLVKEAFQDDPRFLTARDKAYKAVVNDATIFKLELPLKQKGVGLKTQPESKCPELLANYCDMLLRKTPLSKKLTSEEIEAKLKEVLLVLKYVQNKDVFMRYHKAHLTRRLILDISADSEIEENMVEWLREVGMPADYVNKLARMFQDIKVSEDLNQAFKEMHKNNKLALPADSVNIKILNAGAWSRSSEKVFVSLPTELEDLIPEVEEFYKKNHSGRKLHWHHLMSNGIITFKNEVGQYDLEVTTFQLAVLFAWNQRPREKISFENLKLATELPDAELRRTLWSLVAFPKLKRQVLLYEPQVNSPKDFTEGTLFSVNQEFSLIKNAKVQKRGKINLIGRLQLTTERMREEENEGIVQLRILRTQEAIIQIMKMRKKITNAQLQTELVEILKNMFLPQKKMIKEQIEWLIEHKYIRRDESDINTFIYMA from the exons ATGCGCCCTATTGTTCTGAAACTTCTTCGTCAGGAGTCTGTCACAAAACAGCAATGGTTCGATCTGTTTTC AGACGTACATGCAGTTTGCTTGTGGGATGATAAAGGTCCAGCAAAAATCCATCAGGCTCTGAAGGAAGACATCCTTGATTTTATAAAACAGGCACAAGCA agAGTGCTGAGTCATCAAGATGATACAGCTTTACTAAAAGCGTATATAGTGGAGTGGCGCAAGTTCTTCACACAATGTGATATTTTGCCCAAGCCATTTTGTCAACTAGAGATTACTTTAATGGGCAAGCAGGGCAGCAACAAGAAGTCTAATGTAGAAGACAGTATCGTTCGTAAG CTCATGCTAGATACGTGGAATGAATccatattttcaaatataaaaaatagACTTCAGGACAGTGCAATGAAGCTAGTTCATGCTGAAAGACTAGGAGAAGCTTTCGACTCTCAGCTTGTTATTGGAGTTCGAGAATCATACG TTAACCTTTGTTCTAATCCTGAAGATAAACTTCAAATATATCGGGATAACTTTGAAAAAGCATATTTGGACTCAACGGAGAGATTTTATAGAACACAGGCTCCTTCTTACTTACAACAAAATGGTGTACAGAATTATATGAAATAT GCAGATGCTAAActaaaagaagaagagaaaagagcaCTACGATATTTAGAAACGAGGCGAGAATGTAACTCTGTAGAGGCA CTAATGGAATGCTGCGTCAATGCCCTGGTGACATCTTTTAAAGAGACTATTTTAGCTGAATGCCAAGGCATGATCAAACgaaatgaaacagaaa AGTTGCATTTAATGTTTTCCCTGATGGATAAAGTTCCGAATGGCATAGAGCCTATGCTAAAAGACTTGGAAGAACATATTGTTAGTGCTGGACTTGCAGATATGGTAGCAGCTGCTGAAACTATTACTACT GATTCTGAGAAATACGTCGAGCAATTACTCACCTTATTTAATCGATTTAGTAAGTTGGTTAAAGAAGCTTTCCAAGATGATCCGAGATTTCTTACTGCAAGAGATAAG gCATACAAAGCAGTTGTGAATGATGCTACAATATTTAAACTTGAATTGCCATTGAAGCAAAAGGG TGTTGGATTGAAAACACAGCCTGAATCCAAATGCCCAGAGCTTCTTGCTAATTACTGTGACATGTTGCTAAGAAAAACACCACTAAGCAAAAAACTAACCTCTGAAGAAATTGAAGCAAAGCTTAAAGAAGTG CTTTTGGTACTTAAATATGTACAAAATAAAGATGTTTTCATGAGATATCACAAAGCTCACTTAACAAGACGCCTGATATTAGATATATCAGCTGACAGTGAAATTGAGGAGAATATGGTGGAATGGCTCAGA gaaGTAGGAATGCCAGCAGACTATGTAAACAAGCTGGCTAGAATGTTCCAGGATATCAAAGTGTCTGAAGACTTGAACCAGGCCTTCAAAGAAATGcacaaaaataataaacttGCTTTACCAG CTGACTCTGTgaatattaaaattttaaatgctgGTGCCTGGTCCCGAAGTTCTGAAAAAGTGTTTGTGTCGCTGCCCACGGAATTAGAAGATCTCATCCCAGAAGTTGAAGAGTTCTATAAAAAGAATCACAGTGGTAGAAAACTGCACTGGCACCACCTCATGTCCAATGGAATT ATAACATTTAAGAATGAAGTTGGCCAGTATGACTTGGAGGTAACAACATTTCAGCTAGCTGTGCTGTTTGCGTGGAACCAAAGACCCAGAGAGAAGATCAGCTTTGAAAATCTTAAACTGGCAACTGAACTCCCTGATGCAGAACTTAGGAGGACTTTATGG TCTCTTGTAGCATTTCCAAAGCTGAAACGTCAGGTTTTATTGTATGAACCTCAAGTCAATTCACCCAAAGACTTTACAGAAGGAACCCTCTTCTCGGTGAACCAGGAGTTCAGTTTAAT aaaaaatgctAAAGTTCAGAAAAGGGGCAAGATCAATTTGATTGGTCGGTTGCAACTTACTACAGAGAGAATGcgggaagaagaaaatgaaggaataGTCCAGCTAAGGATATTACGGACCCAG GAGGCTATCATCCAAATAATGAAAATGCGGAAGAAAATTACTAATGCTCAGCTGCAGACTGAACTGGtagaaatactgaaaaacatGTTCTTGCcacaaaagaaaatgataaaagAGCAAATTGAATGGCTTATAGAGCACAAATACATCAGAAGAGACGAGTCGGACATCAACACTTTCATATACATGGCATAG